Genomic DNA from Gossypium hirsutum isolate 1008001.06 chromosome A01, Gossypium_hirsutum_v2.1, whole genome shotgun sequence:
AATTATAGATGATGATacaaaaaatcactaaaaaattctCAGAAATATATCCGAAGCATTAGTACCTTTACTACTGCTGAATAAACAACCACCTGGTATTTCCCATAGTCATGATAAATAAGAGGGGCTTCAATGAAATAAGAGACAGAATGTGTAAAATAATCTGGAGAAATGTATCCAATAACAAGAGGTCGTTCTGGATCTTTAGGGTTGTCCCACGAATCGTATTGTGGATATAACCTCATAAATCGCCTTCCCCAATCCCTGTTTTTGAGATAATTCAATTCAGAAAGCTGATTTTAAGATATGTCAAagatcataatccaaatatccaATTATAACAAGAAGAACATTGTAGCGATGCAGCTAATATAGTTAGTAATGACATTGAATTCAAGTGATAAGTTAGTAAtgacaaataaatattaaaataatactaataaaaaattGACATTAAATTCAAGTTGAGGTGATAGGAGCTTGTTAAACCTGTGAGCCTCAAAAAGTTTATCATCATCTCCTTCATTTATGTAGTTCATTGCTAGCAGCCGGTTCTGAAAACAATGACAGGCACAACACCAAGTATGGAACCAGCATGAATTTTCtcttgttctttttattttacttgaatGAATTTTGCATCTTAGCAAGCAATTATGATTTAAACTATACAAGATCCATAAAATGGTACCTGTCCTGCATTACGAGAATCAGGATCTATCTTAAGGCATTGCTCATAAGCAGTAACGGCCATGGTTATATTGCCAGCATCTCTGTAAAGAACCCCTGAAAAAGACAGAGAATATATTAACATAccacaaaaaatatatatgtatatatatatttcccaaAAGGTATTTAAGATTATGCATCTCTGGAAGTAATGAAGCAATGACAAGTACTAGCTGTCCCAGCAATGGTTATAGATTTTGGAACAACATAGCCGAGAAGCAAGAGAAAAACCTAAATTATTATATGCTTCTGCGTAAGCGGGATTGGCAATGATAGCTTTCTCAATCATGCTAGCAGCAGCATCCATTTTACCCTGCCAATAGTAAAGCTCATTGTCAATCACTGTTTGAGACGTGGTCTAATAGTTAGATCTATAATTCCACTTCAAACCTGAACTGTGTAGACAACACCAAGGTTGTTCAATGACTGTGAGAAGTTTGGTTTGATTGACAATGCCAGCTGAAATAAGATATTATTAATATGAAGATAACAGAAGGCAATAGAGGATGAAGGCTTAAAATGCTAGACAAGAGTCAAATGTTGCCTGATAACACTCTACGGCTTTATCAAGGTTGTCTCTATCTTTGTATATTACTCCTAAATTGTTACATGCCTCTGCACAATGGGGGTTGAAGTGGAAAGCAAGTTCATAGAACACAACTGCCTGCACAAACAAAAATTGATAGCTAGATTATCATCTGATGCAAACAATTCAGTTCCACAAAGAGAATCATGCAATTCCAAGAATGCACATCATTACTTACCATATCGAACTTCAACATTTCACCATAAGCAACCCCAAGATTATACATAGCATCTGCATAGTGCCAATTATAATACAAAGCCTTCTTGTAATATGCCACACCCTGGTTAATGTCCCCCTCCAGCTTAACCTGAAGAGACATATCACTGAATGCAAAATCAGGGATGGAAAAACTCAGAAGTATTTTGATCTAACAAAAGCATTGGTCAAGAAATGAACAGGATATGATAAACGATTTTACAAACAATTACTTATGCCAAAACCAGCAGTATTGTGTCACAAGCAAATAGTATATGTCTGTTAATCTTAGAGCAAGACACCATGACTAGAAAGGCACTTTTCAAACATCTTGACCTACAGCCCCAATGTTCTTGTGTAATAAGTAGTCTCATGTATAGGATCACGGTTTAATCACTTCTAGTTCTCGGGATGTCAAACAAGAAAGAAGTTGGGTTAGTTCGATTCAAAGTCAATTAAGGACATATGCGACAAAGAGTGTAACTTCATTCTAGTAAATGCAATGGCCTCCTACAGAACTTATTAAGcctttttttttgataaaagaaCTAATTCCTCACGTAGATGTTTCTATAAGACTTGGACACAGATGGATATCACAATATAGCCCTCCAATGTTTAACCAGTCAGTTTTcagtaaaagaaatgaaaaacgtTGATGGATGATGCTATATGAAATAACGAGGGGGAGAATGCACCTTTGTTCCCAAATCTGTCAAGGCAATGGCCATATTATTTTTCGCAATCTCAAAGTTAGGGGACACAGCTAGACACCTGGTAAAAAAATAGTCAAGCAAAGAGACTGTCAGCAGAGATGAAGACACCGCCCGAATAAACAAACTACATGTAAGGACCAGCAGGCAACAAGGATAAGCAACTAACTGCATGCTACCTCTCATAACAGGCAATGGCAGATTCTAAATCACCACGGTTTTTATAAATGACACCCATGTTGCAATATGCTTCAGGATACATAGGTCTCTCCAGTGCAGCTTTCTCATAGCAGCTAAGGGCAGTATCATATTCCATCATCTCAGAATAGACAACACCAAGGTTATAGTAGGCAGGCTGTAAAAATTTGGTAcaatgatataaatatatataacagaTGTAAAAAGGGACACAATATAAAAGGACAACTTGGGAAAATGGGAACTAAAAGGAGCGTAACTTCACATAGAAAATTTTAGTTACAACAACAATTACTAATGGAGGAATGGAAGAGAATGAGAGATTACAGCATAGTGTGGATCAATTTTAAGAGCTTCATAATACTTCTGTATTCCCTCCTGTGTATTGCCAGCAAGCTTCAAGCTGGTACCGAGGTCAGTTAGAACAATGGCTAGGCATTCCGCAGCTGGTTTGTATGAAGCGTCTGCTTTCAGAGCTTTTTGGTAAGACTGCATAATAAACAGGTGTGGACTCAAATTGCTGAAATCCCACAATAATTATCAGTTAAAAATCACATGAGCATACCTCAGCAGCATCTACCAGACGACCTTCATCTTTGTATAATATACCACAGTGAGTGAGAGCACAAGCATTCTGAGGATCCAACTTAATGGCTTCAGCAAAGCTCTCAAATGCAGGCCTTCCCATGTTCTGCATCTGAAGGCATATTCCTTTTCCAATGTAAGCTTCGACACACCCACTATCTTTCTCCAAGACACTATTATATATTGCAAGAGCATCGACAAACTTGTTCCTGGACCGAAGAATGTTAGCATAAGAAAGAGCATCTTTCCCTTCAAATGCCTTTGGCGGTGGAATCTCATCAACTGTTGAAGTACTAGGACCAGGAGAAGATTGTCGATCTTTTAAGAAACCATTTTCGGCAATCAGGTCCTTCTCTCTCCCATTCACATCTTTCTCGGTCCAGGCCATCTAGGTAAATACTATATTCTCACGCTTCTGTACAAATATAATCAAAGATAGCaaaaataattatacaatatGATAATGTTTACACCaaagttgatcaaacaaatatAACAAGCACGAGTCT
This window encodes:
- the LOC107925648 gene encoding probable UDP-N-acetylglucosamine--peptide N-acetylglucosaminyltransferase SPINDLY, which gives rise to MAWTEKDVNGREKDLIAENGFLKDRQSSPGPSTSTVDEIPPPKAFEGKDALSYANILRSRNKFVDALAIYNSVLEKDSGCVEAYIGKGICLQMQNMGRPAFESFAEAIKLDPQNACALTHCGILYKDEGRLVDAAESYQKALKADASYKPAAECLAIVLTDLGTSLKLAGNTQEGIQKYYEALKIDPHYAPAYYNLGVVYSEMMEYDTALSCYEKAALERPMYPEAYCNMGVIYKNRGDLESAIACYERCLAVSPNFEIAKNNMAIALTDLGTKVKLEGDINQGVAYYKKALYYNWHYADAMYNLGVAYGEMLKFDMAVVFYELAFHFNPHCAEACNNLGVIYKDRDNLDKAVECYQLALSIKPNFSQSLNNLGVVYTVQGKMDAAASMIEKAIIANPAYAEAYNNLGVLYRDAGNITMAVTAYEQCLKIDPDSRNAGQNRLLAMNYINEGDDDKLFEAHRDWGRRFMRLYPQYDSWDNPKDPERPLVIGYISPDYFTHSVSYFIEAPLIYHDYGKYQVVVYSAVVKADAKTNRFRERVVKKGGLWRDIYGIDEKKVASMIRDDKIDILVELTGHTANNKLGTMACRPAPVQVTWIGYPNTTGLPTIDYRITDSLADPPGTRQKHVEELVRLPECFLCYTPSPEAGLVSPTPALSNGFITFGSFNNLAKITPKVLQVWARILCAVPNSRLVVKCKPFCCDSVRQKFLTTLEQLGLESLRVDLLPLILLNHDHMQAYSLMDISLDTFPYAGTTTTCESLYMGVPCVTMAGSVHAHNVGVSLLSKVGLGHLIAKNEDEYVQLALQLASDVTALQKLRASLRDLMSKSPVCDGQNFISGLEATYRGMWRRYCKGDVPSSRYMEMLKKEGVPEGVTNETSEPERVTISKDTSSVSIESNGFNQAPLSMLNLTTSEDNENQSSQTTNSVKLS